The following proteins are co-located in the Vigna angularis cultivar LongXiaoDou No.4 chromosome 2, ASM1680809v1, whole genome shotgun sequence genome:
- the LOC108327999 gene encoding protein DETOXIFICATION 21 has product MEGDQQQKLLIKEQTSEEESSLVKRVWNESKLMWIVAAPAIFTRFSTFGINVISQAFVGHIGSRELAAFALVYTVLIRFANGILLGMASALSTLCGQAFGAKEYSMMGVYLQRSWIVLCSTAICLLPLFFFTGPILRLLGQDENIAQVAETISLLSIPVLFAFIFSFTTQMFLQSQSKNVLIAFLAAMSIAIHVLLSWLLTIQFNIGIAGAMISTSVAFWVTNIGQLIFITCGWCSDTWKGFSFLAFKDLWPVVKLSLSSGVMLCLELWYSTILVLLTGNLTNAEVQIDALSICLNISGWELMISLGFMAAASVRVGNELGKGSSKAAKFAILVSVLTSLAIGFVLFLFFLFLREKLAYVFTSSKEVADAVGDLSPLLAISILLNSVQPVLSGVAVGAGWQSYVAYVNVGCYYVIGVPVGMVLGKVLHLEVKGIWIGMLFGTFIQTIVLIIITYKTNWDDQVIKARNRVSKWSKVNADHERITSNS; this is encoded by the exons ATGGAGGGAGATCAACAGCAAAAGTTGTTGATCAAAGAGCAAACATCAGAAGAGGAATCGTCACTGGTGAAGAGGGTGTGGAATGAGAGCAAGTTGATGTGGATAGTGGCAGCACCAGCCATATTCACTAGGTTCTCCACCTTCGGTATCAATGTTATAAGCCAGGCTTTTGTTGGTCATATCGGTTCACGAGAACTCGCTGCTTTTGCTCTTGTTTACACTGTTCTCATACGTTTTGCGAATGGTATTCTG TTGGGAATGGCGAGTGCATTATCAACACTTTGTGGACAAGCATTTGGGGCAAAAGAATATAGTATGATGGGAGTGTATCTTCAGAGATCATGGATAGTGTTATGCTCAACTGCAATCTGTCTTCTTCCGTTGTTCTTCTTCACAGGCCCAATTTTGAGGCTCCTAGGCCAAGATGAGAACATAGCACAAGTTGCGGAAACCATTTCTCTTTTGTCAATTCCTGTCttatttgcttttattttttccttcacCACCCAAATGTTTCTGCAATCTCAAAGCAAGAATGTCCTTATAGCATTCTTGGCAGCTATGTCAATAGCTATTCATGTGTTACTGTCTTGGCTATTGACAATACAATTTAACATTGGAATTGCCGGCGCAATGATTTCAACAAGTGTGGCATTTTGGGTTACTAACATTGGCCAACTAATATTTATTACCTGTGGCTGGTGCTCTGATACATGGAAAGGCTTCTCATTTTTAGCATTTAAAGATCTTTGGCCTGTTGTCAAGCTTTCCCTCTCATCTGGGGTCATGTTATG TCTTGAGCTGTGGTACAGCACAATATTGGTTCTTCTGACGGGCAACTTGACAAATGCAGAGGTCCAAATTGATGCTCTATCGATATG CCTCAATATTAGCGGATGGGAATTGATGATATCACTTGGTTTCATGGCTGCTGCAAG TGTTCGAGTGGGAAACGAGCTTGGAAAAGGAAGCTCCAAAGCTGCAAAATTCGCCATACTGGTGTCAGTGCTTACATCCTTAGCCATTGGATTCGTtctcttcttattcttcttatttttaagGGAAAAACTTGCCTACGTATTTACCTCAAGTAAAGAGGTGGCCGATGCTGTCGGTGACTTGTCACCTTTGTTGGCAATCTCCATTCTTCTCAACAGTGTGCAACCTGTACTCTCAG GTGTTGCAGTCGGAGCAGGGTGGCAAAGCTATGTAGCATATGTGAACGTAGGGTGTTATTATGTCATAGGTGTTCCTGTAGGAATGGTGCTTGGTAAAGTTCTCCATTTGGAAGTCAAG GGTATTTGGATCGGAATGTTGTTTGGAACATTTATTCAAACTATAGTGCTAATTATAATCACCTACAAAACTAATTGGGACGACCAG GTAATTAAAGCTCGTAATCGAGTTAGCAAGTGGTCGAAGGTGAATGCTGATCATGAAAGAATTACATCAAACAGTTAG